In Xiphias gladius isolate SHS-SW01 ecotype Sanya breed wild chromosome 16, ASM1685928v1, whole genome shotgun sequence, a genomic segment contains:
- the LOC120802016 gene encoding tubulin alpha chain-like: MRECISIHVGQAGAQIGNACWELYCLEHGIQPDGQMPSDKTIGGGEDSFNTFFSETGAGKHVPRAIFVDLEPTVIDEVRTGTYRQLFHPEQLITGKEDAANNYARGHYTIGKEIIDLVLDRTRKLADQCTGLQGFLIFHSFGGGTGSGFTSLLMERLSVDYGKKSKLEFAIYPAPQVSTAVVEPYNSILTTHTTLEHSDCAFMVDNEAIYDICRRNLDIERPSYTNLNRLISQIVSSITASLRFDGALNVDLTEFQTNLVPYPRIHFPLATYAPVISAEKAYHEQLSVADITNTCFEPANQMVKCDPRHGKYMACCLLYRGDVVPKDVNSAIAAIKTKRTIQFVDWCPTGFKVGINYQPPTVVPGGDLAKVQRAVCMLSNTTAIAEAWARLDHKFDLMYAKRAFVHWYVGEGMEEGEFSEAREDMAALEKDYEEVGADNMGEEEEGEEY, encoded by the exons ATG CGTGAATGTATCTCCATTCATGTGGGCCAAGCCGGAGCCCAGATTGGCAATGCATGTTGGGAGCTGTACTGCCTGGAACATGGGATCCAGCCAGATGGACAGATGCCCTCTGACAAGACTattggaggaggagaggactcCTTCAACACCTTCTTCAGTGAGACAGGGGCAGGAAAGCATGTTCCCAGAGCAATCTTTGTCGACCTGGAACCTACTGTCATCG ATGAGGTGCGTACAGGAACCTACCGGCAGCTGTTCCACCCTGAGCAGCTGATTACAGGAAAGGAAGATGCTGCCAACAACTACGCCCGTGGACATTACACCATTGGCAAGGAGATCATTGATCTGGTTCTGGACAGGACTCGTAAACTG GCTGATCAGTGCACTGGCCTGCAGGGATTCCTAATCTTCCACAGCTTTGGTGGAGGCACTGGTTCAGGTTTCACCTCCCTGCTGATGGAGAGACTCTCTGTTGATTATGGTAAAAAGTCTAAGCTTGAGTTTGCCATCTACCCAGCCCCTCAAGTTTCCACTGCAGTTGTGGAGCCTTACAACTCCATCCTGACCACCCACACCACCCTGGAGCACTCTGACTGTGCCTTCATGGTGGACAACGAGGCCATCTACGACATCTGCCGCAGAAACCTCGATATAGAACGCCCGTCCTACACCAACCTCAACCGCCTCATCAGCCAGATAGTTTCATCTATCACAGCCTCACTTCGCTTTGATGGAGCCCTCAATGTTGACCTGACAGAGTTCCAGACCAACTTGGTGCCCTACCCTCGTATCCACTTCCCTCTGGCCACTTACGCCCCGGTCATCTCTGCTGAGAAAGCCTACCATGAGCAGCTGTCAGTTGCCGATATCACTAACACCTGCTTTGAGCCAGCCAATCAGATGGTGAAGTGTGATCCTCGTCATGGTAAATACATGGCCTGCTGTCTGCTGTACCGTGGTGACGTGGTGCCCAAAGATGTCAACTCTGCCATCGCAGCCATCAAGACCAAACGCACCATCCAGTTTGTGGACTGGTGCCCCACAGGCTTCAAGGTTGGCATCAACTATCAGCCTCCAACTGTGGTTCCTGGTGGAGACCTGGCCAAGGTGCAGAGGGCTGTGTGCATGCTGAGCAACACCACAGCCATCGCTGAGGCCTGGGCCCGTCTCGACCACAAGTTTGACCTCATGTATGCCAAGAGGGCCTTTGTCCACTGGTATGTTGGGGAGGGCATGGAAGAGGGAGAGTTCTCAGAGGCCAGAGAAGATATGGCTGCCCTGGAGAAGGATTATGAAGAGGTGGGTGCTGATAAcatgggagaggaggaagaaggagaagaataCTGA
- the LOC120802014 gene encoding tubulin alpha chain translates to MRECISMHVGQAGAQMGNACWELYCLEHGIQPDGQMPSDKTIGGGDDSFNTFFSETGAGKHVPRAIFVDLEPTVIDEVRTGTYRQLFHPEQLITGKEDAANNYARGHYTIGKEIIDLVLDRTRKLADQCTGLQGFLIFHSFGGGTGSGFTSLLMERLSVDYGKKSKLEFAVYPAPQVSTAVVEPYNSILTTHTTLEHSDCAFMVDNEAIYDICRRNLDIERPTYTNLNRLIGQIVSSITASLRFDGALNVDLTEFQTNLVPYPRIHFPLATYAPVISAEKAYHEQLSVADITNACFEPANQMVKCDPRHGKYMACCLLYRGDVVPKDVNSAIAAIKTKRTIQFVDWCPTGFKVGINYQPPTVVPGGDLAKVQRAVCMLSNTTAIAEAWARLDHKFDLMYAKRAFVHWYVGEGMEEGEFSEAREDMAALEKDYEEVGTDSMGEEDEEGEEY, encoded by the exons ATG CGTGAGTGTATTTCTATGCACGTCGGCCAAGCCGGAGCCCAGATGGGCAATGCATGTTGGGAGCTGTACTGCCTGGAACATGGGATCCAGCCAGATGGACAGATGCCCTCTGACAAGACTATTGGAGGAGGAGATGACTCCTTCAACACCTTCTTCAGTGAGACAGGGGCAGGAAAGCATGTTCCCAGAGCAATCTTTGTCGACCTGGAACCTACTGTCATTG ATGAGGTGCGTACAGGAACCTACCGGCAGCTGTTCCACCCTGAGCAGCTGATTACAGGAAAGGAAGATGCTGCCAACAACTACGCCCGTGGACATTACACCATTGGCAAGGAGATCATTGATCTGGTTCTGGACAGGACTCGTAAACTG GCTGATCAGTGCACTGGCCTGCAGGGATTCCTAATCTTCCACAGCTTTGGTGGAGGCACTGGTTCAGGTTTCACCTCCCTGCTGATGGAGAGACTCTCTGTTGATTACGGAAAGAAATCAAAACTTGAGTTTGCCGTCTACCCAGCTCCCCAGGTTTCCACTGCAGTTGTGGAGCCTTACAACTCCATCCTGACCACCCACACCACCCTGGAGCACTCTGACTGTGCCTTCATGGTGGACAACGAGGCCATCTACGACATCTGCCGCAGAAACCTCGATATCGAAAGGCCGACTTACACTAATCTGAACAGGCTCATTGGCCAGATTGTGTCTTCAATCACAGCCTCACTTCGCTTTGATGGAGCCCTCAATGTTGACCTGACAGAGTTCCAGACCAACTTGGTGCCCTACCCTCGTATCCACTTCCCTCTGGCCACTTACGCCCCGGTCATCTCTGCTGAGAAAGCCTACCATGAGCAGCTGTCAGTTGCCGACATCACCAACGCCTGCTTCGAACCAGCCAACCAGATGGTGAAGTGTGATCCTCGTCATGGTAAATACATGGCCTGCTGTCTGCTGTACCGTGGTGACGTGGTGCCCAAAGATGTCAACTCTGCCATCGCAGCCATCAAGACCAAACGCACCATCCAGTTTGTGGACTGGTGCCCCACAGGCTTCAAGGTCGGCATCAACTATCAGCCTCCAACTGTGGTTCCTGGTGGAGACCTGGCCAAGGTGCAGAGGGCTGTGTGCATGCTGAGCAACACCACAGCCATCGCTGAGGCCTGGGCCCGTCTCGACCACAAGTTTGACCTCATGTATGCCAAGAGGGCCTTTGTCCACTGGTATGTTGGGGAGGGCATGGAAGAGGGAGAGTTCTCAGAGGCCAGAGAAGATATGGCTGCCCTGGAGAAGGATTACGAAGAGGTTGGCACTGACAGCatgggagaggaggatgaagagggagaggaataTTGA
- the LOC120802015 gene encoding tubulin alpha chain-like — protein MRECISVHVGQAGVQMGNTCWELYCLEHGIQPDGQMPSHKPIGGHDDSFTTFFSDTGAGKYVPRAIFVDLEPTVIDEVRTGTYRQLFHPEQLISGKEDAANNYARGHYTIGKEIIDSVLDRIRKLADQCTGLQGFLVFHSFGGGTGSGFTSLLMERLSVDFGKKSKLEFAIYPAPQVSTAVVEPYNSILTTHTTLEHSDCAFMVDNEAIYDICRRNLDIERPSYTNLNRLISQIVSSITASLRFDGALNVDLTEFQTNLVPYPRIHFPLATYAPVISAEKAYHEQLSVAEITNACFEPANQMVKCDPRHGKYMACCLLYRGDVVPKDVNVAIAAIKTKRSIQFVDWCPTGFKVGINYQPPTVVPGGDLAKVQRAVCMLSNTTAIAEAWARLDHKFDLMYAKRAFVHWYVGEGMEEGEFSEAREDMAALEKDYEEVGVDSFEEDEEGEEY, from the exons ATG CGCGAATGCATCTCTGTCCACGTAGGCCAGGCCGGTGTCCAGATGGGGAACACCTGCTGGGAGCTCTACTGTCTGGAGCATGGCATCCAGCCGGACGGCCAGATGCCCAGCCACAAGCCGATAGGAGGCCACGACGACTCCTTCACCACCTTCTTCAGTGACACTGGGGCTGGGAAGTACGTTCCCAGAGCAATCTTTGTTGACCTGGAGCCCactgtgattg ATGAGGTGCGTACAGGAACGTACCGCCAGCTCTTTCACCCTGAGCAGCTGATCTCAGGAAAGGAGGACGCAGCCAACAACTACGCTCGTGGACATTACACCATCGGCAAGGAGATCATTGATTCTGTCCTGGACAGGATCCGCAAACTG GCTGATCAGTGCACCGGTCTCCAAGGCTTCCTGGTATTCCACTCCTTTGGCGGAGGCACTGGTTCAGGTTTCACCTCCCTGCTGATGGAGAGACTCTCTGTTGACTTTGGCAAAAAGTCAAAGCTTGAGTTTGCCATCTACCCAGCCCCCCAAGTTTCCACTGCAGTTGTGGAGCCTTACAACTCCATCCTGACCACCCACACCACCCTGGAGCACTCTGACTGTGCCTTCATGGTGGACAACGAGGCCATCTACGACATCTGCCGCAGAAACCTCGATATAGAACGCCCGTCCTACACCAACCTCAACCGCCTCATCAGCCAGATTGTTTCTTCAATCACAGCCTCACTTCGCTTTGATGGAGCCCTCAATGTTGACCTGACAGAGTTCCAGACCAACTTGGTGCCCTACCCTCGTATCCACTTCCCTCTGGCCACTTACGCCCCGGTCATCTCTGCTGAGAAAGCCTACCATGAGCAGCTGTCAGTTGCCGAGATCACCAACGCCTGCTTTGAGCCAGCCAATCAGATGGTGAAGTGTGATCCTCGTCATGGTAAATACATGGCCTGCTGTCTGCTGTACCGTGGTGACGTGGTGCCCAAAGATGTCAATGTGGCCATCGCAGCCATCAAGACCAAACGCAGCATCCAGTTTGTGGACTGGTGCCCCACAGGCTTCAAGGTTGGCATCAACTATCAGCCTCCAACTGTGGTTCCTGGTGGAGACCTGGCCAAGGTGCAGAGGGCTGTGTGCATGCTGAGCAACACCACAGCCATCGCTGAGGCCTGGGCCCGTCTCGACCACAAGTTTGACCTCATGTATGCCAAGAGGGCCTTTGTCCACTGGTATGTTGGGGAGGGCATGGAAGAGGGAGAGTTCTCAGAGGCCAGAGAAGATATGGCTGCCCTGGAGAAGGATTATGAAGAGGTGGGGGTCGACTCAtttgaggaggatgaggaaggagaggaatATTAG